One Leptospira kanakyensis DNA segment encodes these proteins:
- the topA gene encoding type I DNA topoisomerase, whose amino-acid sequence MSSYLDKDWVVVATKGHIKDLPAKSYGIDFKNQFEPEYEWLKGKKTVFSAIKTKAKLASIIYIASDPDREGEIIAKHCFDELAKLKKPIFRLRLKEISKSEVNRQIKLKSGLDFAEIESQIARRIVDRIFGFEISPDLWKQLKISSLSAGRVQSTVLHWICEREKEIQNFSKEIYYQLKLQGKVSGETVVLDHQTKDKLDSKSIQKVLTEIEILPEPNRLQKILLSEIKKKNIKRNPPPAFSTASLLETSFRVLGFDSKKTMKIAQTLFEGKKVGSGERIGLITYMRTDSTRVSDSKRQLGEDYLKKHFPGLVFEGSTTPKKQKKYSQDAHEAVIPIHPDYSPETIGSYLSNEERSLYTLIWERFLTSLMKPELGEETIYEFHKNNHVFIYKNEFITDFGFKAFGRRNQEKKTKKFDWKVGDSFLYESHSIEEKQTEPPVRYTQGKLVQKMEDTGVGRPSTYGSIIETLRTRKYIVEYHKSIGPTNLGMIVDDYLFLNFQEMIGESFTKDLEDKLDQITEDKSSRINLIQNFYDSLLGLLRTPRKKYTNTERRYPQNKEETPPGSYAKPNPNRSPRIKASTTRISIPKEQTGVRTCPVCAEGVVKTKLGKKGKTIYFCSRYPHCDYITYES is encoded by the coding sequence ATCTCGTCTTATTTAGATAAGGATTGGGTTGTTGTTGCTACCAAAGGTCATATCAAAGACCTTCCAGCCAAATCCTATGGGATCGATTTTAAGAATCAATTTGAACCTGAATACGAATGGTTAAAAGGAAAAAAAACTGTTTTTTCTGCCATCAAAACCAAAGCTAAATTAGCTTCCATCATCTATATTGCCAGTGACCCTGATAGGGAAGGGGAAATTATCGCCAAACATTGTTTTGATGAATTGGCAAAATTAAAAAAACCAATATTCCGCCTTCGTTTAAAAGAAATTTCTAAATCGGAAGTGAACCGTCAGATCAAACTCAAATCTGGTTTGGATTTTGCGGAAATTGAATCGCAAATTGCGAGAAGAATTGTAGATCGAATTTTTGGATTTGAGATTTCTCCCGATTTATGGAAACAACTAAAAATTTCTTCTTTGTCTGCAGGTCGGGTACAGTCCACTGTTTTACACTGGATTTGTGAAAGGGAAAAAGAAATTCAAAATTTTTCCAAAGAAATTTACTATCAGTTAAAACTACAGGGAAAAGTTTCTGGGGAGACTGTGGTATTAGACCACCAAACAAAAGATAAATTAGATTCTAAATCGATTCAAAAAGTCCTTACGGAAATAGAAATCCTTCCTGAACCAAATCGGTTACAAAAAATTTTATTATCCGAGATCAAAAAGAAAAATATCAAACGAAATCCTCCGCCGGCATTTTCTACCGCAAGTTTACTCGAAACTAGTTTTCGTGTTTTGGGTTTTGATTCCAAAAAAACAATGAAAATAGCCCAAACACTGTTTGAAGGGAAAAAGGTTGGTTCTGGAGAAAGGATTGGTCTTATCACTTATATGCGTACGGATAGTACACGTGTGTCCGATTCGAAACGACAGTTAGGAGAGGATTATTTAAAAAAACATTTTCCTGGTTTGGTCTTCGAAGGATCTACCACTCCTAAAAAACAGAAAAAATACTCTCAAGATGCTCACGAGGCAGTGATTCCCATTCATCCAGATTATAGTCCTGAGACCATTGGATCTTATTTGTCAAATGAAGAAAGAAGTTTGTATACTTTGATTTGGGAGCGATTTTTGACTTCTCTGATGAAGCCAGAGTTAGGTGAAGAAACAATCTATGAATTTCATAAAAACAATCATGTTTTTATCTATAAAAACGAATTCATTACTGATTTTGGGTTTAAGGCTTTTGGAAGAAGGAACCAGGAAAAAAAAACGAAAAAGTTCGATTGGAAGGTCGGAGACTCTTTTTTATACGAGTCGCACTCTATCGAAGAAAAACAAACGGAACCACCCGTTCGTTACACACAAGGCAAACTCGTACAAAAGATGGAAGATACAGGGGTGGGGCGGCCATCCACTTATGGAAGTATCATCGAAACCTTAAGAACAAGAAAATACATTGTGGAATATCATAAATCCATTGGACCAACAAACCTTGGAATGATAGTGGATGATTATCTTTTTCTTAACTTTCAAGAGATGATTGGAGAATCATTCACAAAAGACTTGGAAGACAAGTTAGACCAAATCACAGAAGATAAATCATCACGTATCAATCTGATCCAAAATTTTTATGATAGTTTGCTTGGCCTCTTACGTACACCGAGAAAAAAATATACGAATACGGAAAGAAGATATCCCCAAAATAAAGAAGAGACTCCTCCGGGTTCTTATGCAAAACCCAACCCAAATCGTTCCCCAAGGATAAAAGCCTCTACAACAAGAATTTCCATCCCTAAGGAGCAGACGGGTGTAAGAACTTGTCCAGTTTGTGCTGAAGGTGTTGTAAAAACGAAACTAGGCAAAAAAGGAAAAACCATTTATTTTTGTTCGCGTTACCCGCACTGTGACTACATCACCTATGAATCTTAA
- the cysK gene encoding cysteine synthase A, translated as MKINSILEAIGNTPHVRLSRLFGNDHEVYMKLERQNPGGSIKDRIALAMIEEAEKSGKLKKDSFIVEPTSGNTGIGLAMVAAVKGYSITLVMPEHMSVERRRIMAAYGAKFELTPREKGMPGAIAKAQEIVAANPNAWMPQQFENEANIQVHREKTAEEIAKDFPDGLDYIITGVGTGGHITGCAENLKKRFPKLKVFAVEPEGSPVLSGGKPGPHPLQGIGAGFIPKNCKTELLDGIITVGKDEAFTMAVLAAKKEGIFIGTSSGASLAAVSKKLKEIPAGSKVLTFCYDTGERYLSVEGLFV; from the coding sequence ATGAAAATAAATAGCATTCTAGAAGCCATCGGAAATACACCTCACGTAAGATTGTCACGACTTTTTGGAAACGACCATGAAGTTTATATGAAACTCGAAAGACAAAATCCAGGTGGATCCATCAAAGATCGAATTGCTCTTGCGATGATCGAAGAAGCAGAAAAATCAGGAAAATTAAAAAAGGATTCTTTCATTGTAGAACCTACTTCGGGTAACACTGGTATTGGTCTTGCTATGGTAGCAGCTGTTAAAGGATACTCCATCACTCTTGTAATGCCGGAACATATGTCTGTGGAAAGACGCCGAATTATGGCAGCTTACGGTGCTAAGTTTGAATTGACCCCTCGAGAAAAAGGGATGCCTGGTGCGATTGCAAAAGCACAAGAAATTGTTGCTGCCAATCCAAATGCTTGGATGCCACAACAGTTCGAAAACGAAGCCAACATCCAAGTTCATAGAGAAAAAACAGCAGAAGAAATTGCAAAAGATTTTCCAGATGGTTTGGACTACATCATCACTGGAGTTGGTACGGGCGGTCATATCACTGGATGTGCGGAAAACTTAAAGAAAAGATTTCCAAAACTGAAAGTATTTGCTGTGGAACCAGAAGGTTCTCCCGTTCTTAGTGGTGGTAAACCTGGCCCACACCCTCTCCAAGGAATTGGTGCGGGATTCATTCCTAAAAACTGTAAAACAGAATTACTCGATGGAATCATCACTGTTGGTAAAGACGAAGCATTCACTATGGCAGTTCTTGCAGCTAAAAAAGAAGGAATTTTTATTGGAACTTCTTCTGGTGCTAGTCTTGCTGCTGTATCGAAAAAACTAAAAGAAATTCCAGCGGGTTCTAAGGTACTTACTTTCTGTTATGATACAGGAGAAAGATACTTATCCGTTGAAGGTCTTTTTGTTTAA
- a CDS encoding HEAT repeat domain-containing protein produces MIRKSIFFLYVLLWPAFIFAETEERFFEIQRTRLSSSDIFEIRDAIDKLAFVKSNRGIRDIISVMEGSPNFPTSPGNAPAVKFYAAQALARKGEKLAVPSLIKTYQKESANISEHNPPKARTWKDGVADRNSLSSPYFYEDGEIPITLACGEILRALGSLPLTSESESTIKQALTSPNFYLRSAAADALYFSGKRESLSNLNDALGKESVPYTKISILSAVVGLERLPNQNYKAVLESLADKDPQVRAKASDALRRLDFRTSAPYLEKVIESENDPKVLKQMKSDYQFLVSFHTP; encoded by the coding sequence ATGATTCGAAAGTCTATTTTCTTTTTGTATGTCCTCTTATGGCCGGCATTCATTTTTGCTGAAACAGAGGAACGTTTTTTTGAAATCCAACGAACCAGACTTTCTTCTTCAGATATATTTGAAATCCGCGATGCAATAGACAAGCTAGCCTTTGTTAAATCCAACAGGGGCATTCGGGATATTATTTCAGTTATGGAAGGTTCTCCGAATTTTCCTACAAGTCCTGGAAATGCTCCTGCTGTTAAGTTTTATGCGGCCCAGGCTCTTGCCAGAAAGGGTGAAAAGTTGGCAGTTCCTTCTTTAATCAAAACTTATCAAAAGGAATCAGCCAACATCTCAGAACACAATCCTCCTAAAGCAAGAACTTGGAAGGATGGGGTGGCAGATCGTAATTCTCTTTCCAGTCCGTATTTTTATGAAGACGGCGAAATTCCAATCACCTTGGCCTGTGGAGAAATCTTACGAGCTTTAGGTTCCTTACCTTTGACTTCTGAATCGGAATCCACAATCAAACAGGCTTTGACAAGTCCCAATTTTTATCTGCGGAGTGCGGCGGCAGATGCTCTCTATTTTTCTGGAAAACGAGAGTCACTTTCTAACTTAAACGACGCCTTAGGTAAGGAATCCGTTCCCTATACAAAAATTTCTATTTTGTCTGCGGTTGTTGGACTAGAACGATTGCCAAACCAGAATTATAAAGCTGTTTTAGAATCACTCGCAGATAAAGATCCACAAGTTCGGGCCAAAGCATCGGATGCTCTCCGAAGGTTGGACTTCCGAACCTCAGCACCTTACTTAGAGAAGGTGATTGAGTCCGAAAATGATCCTAAGGTTTTAAAACAAATGAAGTCCGATTATCAGTTTCTCGTTTCCTTTCATACTCCTTAA
- a CDS encoding polyhydroxyalkanoate synthesis regulator DNA-binding domain-containing protein: MKLLKRYANRRLYDPETSSTITLEDVAKMIIGGEEIKVQDNMTGEDITPKILGQTFLKVSLGQRNEDFSNFMLTSLIRETGRDVSGLFERLILGGIGANYLTSERLEKIVNSMVELGELKEADFSHYREDLLRKMASRASEKKEQIQRDLEKFSQSILEENKATLGDLSEKLKEVAEKLKEN; this comes from the coding sequence ATGAAGCTCCTTAAACGATACGCAAACCGTAGACTTTATGATCCAGAAACTAGTTCCACAATCACATTAGAAGATGTGGCTAAGATGATCATTGGGGGAGAAGAAATCAAAGTCCAAGACAATATGACAGGAGAAGACATCACTCCTAAAATTTTGGGCCAAACTTTTTTAAAGGTAAGTCTTGGACAAAGAAACGAAGATTTTTCTAACTTCATGTTAACATCTCTCATCCGTGAAACGGGTCGGGATGTTTCCGGACTTTTTGAACGTTTGATTCTCGGAGGGATTGGTGCCAACTACCTCACCTCCGAACGCCTGGAAAAAATTGTAAATTCGATGGTAGAACTTGGGGAACTCAAAGAGGCAGACTTCAGCCACTACCGAGAAGATCTATTACGCAAAATGGCCTCAAGAGCCAGTGAAAAAAAGGAACAAATCCAGAGGGATTTGGAAAAATTCAGCCAGTCTATTTTGGAAGAAAACAAGGCCACACTTGGCGATCTTTCCGAAAAATTAAAAGAAGTCGCAGAAAAATTAAAAGAAAATTAG
- a CDS encoding TlpA family protein disulfide reductase, with amino-acid sequence MKIWKQLPYGWKVVSAFVFFFSTTLCFAYFKGRDTRPGVPIEVLATTPTEANSWKGHPKVVYFWATWCTICKAYAPILDANLSFLPKSTIFLSVLEAEDSEETKDIMTKLTPEAKHPIYAADYRMLKEWRISAYPTTVFLNEEGKVVFSDTGILSPIGFWLRTFLLRFF; translated from the coding sequence ATGAAAATTTGGAAGCAGTTACCGTATGGATGGAAGGTGGTCTCCGCCTTTGTTTTCTTTTTTTCGACCACCCTTTGTTTTGCTTATTTTAAGGGGCGAGACACAAGGCCCGGGGTTCCCATTGAGGTGCTTGCTACCACACCCACAGAAGCCAATTCTTGGAAGGGTCATCCCAAGGTGGTGTATTTTTGGGCCACTTGGTGCACCATCTGTAAGGCTTACGCACCCATATTGGATGCCAATTTAAGTTTTTTGCCAAAATCCACCATTTTCCTTTCCGTTCTGGAAGCAGAAGATTCAGAAGAAACCAAAGACATCATGACGAAACTCACTCCGGAAGCAAAACATCCAATTTATGCTGCCGACTACCGAATGTTAAAAGAATGGAGGATTTCGGCTTACCCAACGACTGTTTTTTTAAATGAAGAAGGAAAGGTTGTGTTCTCTGATACAGGAATCCTGAGCCCTATCGGGTTTTGGCTTCGTACTTTTCTTTTGCGGTTCTTCTAA
- a CDS encoding decaprenyl-phosphate phosphoribosyltransferase gives MIYLYLKLMRVPQWIKNVILFAGLIFSKKIFELPSLTKVCLAFLCFSLVASCQYVFNDFLDQKEDATHPEKKHRPLASGALDSGIALAITGVILPVALIGAYKLSPVFFYLTIFYLLFNMLYSKVLKHIVILDVMSISIGFVLRAIAGAVVIGVEFSHWLLLCTFMLALFWGFSKRRGEINILKTDAGKHRKILEEYSIEFLDLMMAVVATLTLVSYVMYTVSPETAKSLGTPYMVYTVPIVVYAVFRSLYIIYIKNMGHNPTKAILTDVSVLISGFIWLLLILFLMFGNISGQPPVLH, from the coding sequence ATGATCTACCTATATCTCAAACTAATGCGAGTTCCCCAGTGGATCAAAAACGTGATCCTATTTGCTGGTTTAATTTTTTCAAAAAAAATATTTGAACTTCCTTCGTTAACAAAGGTTTGTTTGGCCTTTCTTTGTTTTTCTCTAGTTGCTAGTTGCCAATATGTGTTTAATGACTTTTTAGACCAAAAAGAAGATGCAACTCATCCTGAGAAAAAACATAGACCTCTTGCGAGTGGGGCTTTGGACTCAGGAATAGCCCTGGCTATTACTGGTGTGATCCTTCCTGTAGCACTCATTGGTGCTTATAAACTTTCGCCTGTATTTTTTTACCTCACCATCTTTTATCTCCTTTTTAATATGTTATACAGCAAAGTTTTAAAACATATTGTGATTTTGGATGTAATGAGTATCTCCATCGGCTTTGTGTTACGTGCCATCGCTGGCGCTGTTGTCATTGGAGTGGAGTTTTCTCATTGGTTATTACTTTGTACTTTTATGTTGGCTCTGTTTTGGGGATTTTCCAAACGTAGGGGAGAGATCAATATCCTAAAAACGGATGCTGGGAAACATCGAAAAATTTTAGAAGAATATTCTATTGAGTTTTTGGATTTGATGATGGCTGTCGTTGCCACACTCACACTCGTTAGTTATGTGATGTATACCGTGAGTCCTGAAACCGCAAAAAGTTTAGGAACTCCTTATATGGTTTATACGGTTCCGATCGTCGTGTATGCGGTCTTTCGTTCCCTCTATATCATTTATATAAAGAACATGGGTCATAACCCAACCAAAGCCATTCTCACCGATGTCAGTGTCCTTATCTCTGGGTTTATCTGGTTGCTTCTCATCTTATTTTTAATGTTTGGGAACATATCAGGCCAACCACCAGTCTTACATTAA